Within Sphingobium sp. SCG-1, the genomic segment GGGCATCGCGCGGCGGATAGACTATCTCACGCAGGGGCAGCAATGGCCCGAAGCATGTGAGCCGGGCGTGGCAGTGTTCACTCGCGTCGATGAAAATACCCGCGCTTTGGCGCAGTCGCTTCACAACTTCGGCCTGGACCGCATCGAAGCGCTATGATTCATTTAAGCGACTAATCTAATCCGCCGTTTCTGCGAACGGTTATCACTGGTAAATCGCAAATCTCGCGGCTAAATGGCGCAAGCACAGGGGATGCAGCAGTCGGGACGGCGCCGTGAACTACAAGCATATCTTCAGCCAGGCGATCGACCGTCTGCATAGTGAAGGCCGCTATCGCGTCTTCATCGACATTCTGCGCAACAAGGGGAATTTCCCCAATGCGCGCTGCTTCCACGGCCATAATGGTCCCAAGCCGATCACCGTCTGGTGCTCCAACGACTATCTTGCCATGGGCCAGCATCCGGCTGTCGTGTCCGCGATGGAAGAGGCGCTGCATGACGTTGGCGCAGGTTCCGGCGGCACGCGCAACATTGGTGGCAACACCCATTACCATGTCGATCTGGAAGGCGAACTGGCCGACCTGCATGGCAAGGAAGGCGCACTATTGTTCACCAGCGGCTATGTGTCGAACGAAGCCACGCTCTCGACGCTCGCCAAGCTGCTGCCCGGCTGCATCATCTATTCCGACGAGCTGAACCATGCCTCGATGATCGCAGGCATCCGCAATTCCGGCTGCGAAAAGCAGGTTTTCCGCCACAATGATGTGACGCACCTGCGTGAGTTGCTCGAAGCATCCGATCCCGAAGCGCCCAAGCTGATCGCCTTCGAAAGCGTCTATTCGATGGATGGCGATGTCGCGCCGATCGACGCCCTCTGCGATCTGGCTGACGAATTCAACGCGCTCACCTATCTCGACGAAGTGCATGCTGTCGGCATGTATGGCCCACGCGGCGGCGGCATTTCGGACCGTGATGGGAATGCGCATCGCCTGACCATCGTGGAAGGCACGCTCGGTAAGGCATTCGGCGTGATGGGTGGTTACATCGCTGCCGATCAGATGATTATCGATGTGATCCGCAGCTATGCGCCCGGTTTCATCTTTACCACGTCCCTGTCGCCCGTACTGGTCGCAGGCGCTCTCGCAAGCGTCCGTCACCTCAAGGCCTCCAGCGCAGAGCGTGATGGCCAGCAAGCGGCCGCCGCGACGCTCAAGGGATTAATGCGCGACGCGGGCCTGCCCGTCATGCCCTCCGTCACGCATATCGTGCCGCTGATGGTCGGCGACCCCGTCAAGGCCAAGCGGATCAGCGATATCCTGCTCGCCGAATATGGCGTGTACGTGCAGCCCATCAACTATCCCACCGTTCCCCGTGGCACCGAGCGCCTGCGCTTTACCCCCGGCCCTGCGCATGACGAAACCATGATGCGCGAACTCGTCTCCGCTCTGGTCGAGATCTGGGACCGCCTCGAACTGCGGCTGGCGGAAGCGGCGTAAAACAAGTCTTGCGGAACTAACATATGTGCTCCCATCTTGATGGAGCATGTCATCCGTTCCCCACTGGATAGAGCCGCACCCCACCGGCATCTACGTTCGCCCCGCCGATGCCTGGATAGATCCCAGCCAGCCCCGTGACCGCGCGCTGGTAACGCACGGCCATGCGGATCATGCGCGCGGCGGTCACGGCCATGTGTGGGCAACGCGCGAGACGCTGGCGATCATGGCGCTGCGGTATGGGACCGCAGATGGCACGCCGCTCGCCTATGACGAGACCTTCACGCTCGGCGATGTCGCCATCCGGTACGTCCCCGCCGGTCACGTACTGGGCTCCGCGCAGATCGTGCTCGACCATGCGGGCGAGCGCGTCGTCGTCACCGGCGATTACAAGCGCCGCCCGGACCCCACCTGCCCCGCCTTCGTGCCGGTCCCTTGCGACATCTTCGTCACGGAAGCGACTTTCGGCCTCCCCGTATTCCGCCACCCCGACACCGGCAGCGAGATCGACCGCCTGCTCGGCGCACTCCACAGCCATCCCGAACGCTGCGTGCTGGTCGGCGCCTATGCGCTCGGAAAGGCACAGCGCATCATATGCGAATTGCGCGACAGGGGTCACCGTGACCCCATCTACATCCACGGCGCGATGGAGAAGATGTGTGCGCTCTATTCCGACTTCGGCATCGAGATGGGCGAACTGCGGCCCGCCGCAGGCGTCGCCGCCAAGGACATGCGCGGCCACATCGTCATCTCCCCGCCCAGCGCGCTCAACGACCGCTGGAGCCGCCGCCTGCCCGATCCCATTACTGCCATGGCGTCAGGCTGGATGCGCGTGCGGCAGCGCGCCCGCCAGCGCAATGTCGAATTGCCGCTGGTGATTTCCGACCATGCCGATTGGGAGGAACTCACCGACACCATCCGCGAAGTCGCGCCCAATGAAACATGGGTGACGCACGGGCGGGAGGAGGCGCTCGTGCACTGGTGCGCGATGCGCCAGATTCGCGCACGCGCCCTCGCCATGGTGGGCCGAGAGGACGAAGACGATGCGTGAGTTCGCACAGCTTCTCGACGGCCTCGTCTACACCCCCTCGCGCAACGGCAAGCTGAAACTGATCGGCGATTACATGCGTAAGACGCCTGATCCCGACCGCGGCTGGGCGCTGGCCGCATTGACTGGGGCGCTGGACCTGAAAGCCGTGAAATCCTCCGCCATTGGGGAGATGATCCGCGACCGAGTCGATCCCATCCTGTTCGAGATGAGCCGCGATTATGTCGGGGATTTGGCGGAAACGGTGTCACTGCTTTGGGTGAAGCGCGAACAGGAGGTGGTCGACCAGGATATAGATGACGGCACGCTGACGCTGGATCAGGTGGTGCAGCGGCTTTCCAATATCAAGCGGGCCGAGGCTCCCGCGGCCTTGGCGGAAATGCTTGACCACCTCGACACCAGCGGGCGTTTTGCCGTGCTGAAGCTCGCGACCGGCGGCCTGCGCGTCGGCGTATCCTCCCGCCTCGCCAAAACGGCGCTGGGCCAAGCGTTCGACGTGCCAGTCGACGACATAGAGGAAAGCTGGCACGCGCTCGCCCCGCCCTACGCCACGCTCTTCGACTGGCTGGAGGGCCGCAGCGGCCAGCCCGATCCGGCAGGCACGCCCTTTTTCCGCCCCTTCATGCTTGCCCATCCGCTGGAGGAGGAAAGCGTCGATCTCGCCGACTATGCCGCCGAGTGGAAGTGGGATGGCATCCGCGTCCAGATCGTCGGCACCGGCAGCGAAACGCGGCTCTATAGCCGGGCAGGCGACGACATCACCGGCAGCTTCCCCGATGTGGCGGAGGCATTCACTGGCCATGCCGTGCTGGACGGCGAACTGCTGGTCAAAGGCGACGTGCAGGGCGCCGACGCCCACGGTGGCGCGGCGGCCAGCTTCAACGCCCTTCAACAACGCCTCGGCCGCAAGGTCGTGTCAGGCAAGATGCTGGGAGAATATCCAGCGTTCGTAAGGCTCTACGACCTGTTGCTGGAAGGCGATGAGGACTTGCGCAGCCTTGGCTGGACCGACCGCCGCACCCGCCTCGAAGCGTTCATGCCGTCCCTCGACCCCACGCGCTTCGACCTTTCCGCAGTGATCGACGCCCCCGATTTCGAAGCGCTCGGCGATATCCGCGCGGGTGCCCGCGATGCCGCGATCGAAGGCGTAATGCTCAAGCGCCGCGACAGCCCCTATGTCCCGGGCCGTCGCGCCGGGCTCTGGTACAAATGGAAACGCGATCCGCTGACCGCCGACTGCGTGATGATGTACGCCCAGCGCGGCCACGGCAAACGCTCGTCCTATTACTCCGATTACACCTTTGGCTGCTGGACTGAGGACGGTGAACTACTGCCAGTCGGCAAGGCCTATTCCGGCTTCACCGACGAGGAACTGAAGGGACTCGACCGCTTCGTGCGCAGCAACACCGTCAACCGCTTCGGCCCCGTCCGAGAAGTCGAAAAGACCCTGGTGCTGGAAGTAGCTTTCGACTCAATACACGAAAGCAAGCGGCACAAATCCGGCCTCGCCATGCGCTTCCCCCGCGTCTCGCGCATCAGGCGCGACAAGCCCGCAGCGGAAGCGGACATGATCGCGACACTGCGGAAAATGATCGGCTGAACACACGCATAAAGCCCGCCGACGGGGAAATGTCGGCGGGCTCGCAACATTCCAAAGCGTCAGGTCATCGTCAGGTTCAGGGCATCAGAACCGTATCGACGACATGGATCACGCCATTGGACTGCATCACGTTGGGGATGGTGATCTTCGACTTGCCGCCTTTGGCGTCGGTCAGATACCAATCGCCCTTTTCCTTCGAAACCATCAGCATTTCGCCTTGCACGGTGGTCAGGTGCGCCATGCCATTGCTGGCCTTCGCCTGCTTCTCGATGTCGGCGGCGGTCAATCGGCCGGGCACGACATGATAGGTAAGGATGTTCGTAAGCGCCGCCTTGTTCTCGGGCTTCACGAGCGTTTCGACGGTGCCGGCGGGCAGCTTTACGAACGCAGCGTTCGTCGGCGCGAATACGGTGAACGGACCCGGTCCTTTAAGCGTCTCTACCAGCCCCGCGGCCTGTACAGCCGCGACGAGAGTCGTGTGATCCTTTGAATTGACAGCGTTATCGACGATGTCCTTCGTCGGGTACATTGCAGCACCGCCGACCATCGGGTTCTTGGCGTAGGCGACGGTGCCGCTGGCGAGCAGCATCGCGCCAGCAAGCGAGAGCGAAAGCTTGAAGAGGGTGGATTTCATCTGAAGGCGTCCTTCCTGTGTCGCACCCGGTTGCCGGATGCTGCGAAGATACGCGCCTAGACGCCGGAAGGATGCGCTTGGCCGCCTATATATGTTGTTGCAGTTCGATGACGAGCGCACCGTCCCGGCCGCCGTCGGGAAGACTCAGATGATGGTGATCTTGCCCGCGGCCACTGGCGCGCTGCTTGGCGCTTCATGCGGCACGGCGGCGGCAGGCTCCATCGTGATGGCCAGGGTCACGCCATCCTCCAGCATCACGCGCATCTTTGGCGACACCGCCATCCGCGTCGTACCCGTGGTGGCTATGAAGCCAAGCGAGCGTGGCTTGCCATCGGCCGGTATCACCCAAAGCTCCGGCACCAGTGCGCCCTGCGGCATATTGTCGGCACGCAGCTTCAACTGTGCCGTGGCGGCGTCGTAGCGAGCTACGACCATCATGTCCGCCTTGGGACTGACCATTTGGGCGACAGCGAGTTGCGGAGCCGCTTGTGCGACCTGCGGCGCATCGACCGACGGAGAATCGGGCGCACGGAACAACAGCACCAGCGCCAGCGACGCCGCAAGCGCGCCCGACAGCAGCGCCCCGGTTTTCCAAGCCATCAACTTCGCGTGCAACCCGGCATCCCGGCTAATGTCGTTCGGTCCGTCTAGCCGCGCCGCAATGCCGTTCCACACATTTGCAGGAGGCGCATGCTCCCCATAATTCAGGTGCAGAGGTGCAAAGCGTGCTTCCCACGCTGCAACTTCGGCTGCGAAGGCTGCGTCGGAAAGCTGAAGCCGCAACGCCTGCGCCTTTTCCGCACCGGTCAACATGCCGAGCGCCAATTCGGCGGCCAGCGCGTCGCGTTCGTCAGCCGAGAGGGGAGTGCCAGGCTCAGCCATCGCCCAGACATCCTTTAAGGCGCTGAAGACCGCGACGGACCCAACTCTTCATCGTGCCAAGCGGCACATCCATGCGCACCGCAAGATCGGCGTAGGTCAGGCCGTCGAAGAACGCGGCGCGAATGGCCTCGCCCTGACGGCCCTCAAGTTCGTCCAGGCAAAGGTTGATCCGGTCGCTTTGCTGCTCCCGCTCGATGGACTGGTCCGCGCGCGGGCGATCATCGGCGATGGCGTGGGCGGCGTCTTCTGGCGCAGTCACCACGCGACTCGATGATCGCTGCCAGTCAATCGCGGTGTTGCGGGCGATGGCGCACAACCAGGTAATCGGACTCGCGCGGTCCGCATCGAACCGGCCCGCACGATTCCAGACCTTTATGTACACGTCCTGCAATATGTCCTCCGCCGCTTCCCGATCGCTGGATATACGGAGACATATTCCAAATAGTTTCGCGGACGTCATTTCATAGACCTGCCGCAGGGCCGTGCGATCCTGCCGCGCCACTTGGGCCAATGCCGCGACCAGCCTGATTCTCGCCGCATCCGCTGCGGATAAGGGGTCTGCCTCGCTCACATGCGCGACCCTATAGGTCGCTGACCGCATTTCAAGCGGCGATCATCGATGCGTAAGTTTCAGGATCGACGTTGCGGCCCGAAAGCGTGATGACGGTCGCGTCATCGGGCGTCACTTTCCCGCACAGCATCGCGGCCAGCGCCACCGCTCCACCCGCTTCGAGCACGAGGCCAAGCGACGTCATGGCGACTCGCATCGCGTGAGCCACCTCCGCTTCACTGACGCTTACGCCGATAGCCCCCCGTTCCCGCAGAATGTCGAAGGTGAGCGGCGCAATCCGGAGCGTTTGGAGCGCATCGCAGCGCGTCGGCGGAGGATTGGCGGCAACCGGAACGATCTGACCCGCTCGCAGCGATTCGCCGAAATCGTTCCATCCCTCCGGCTCCACGATCGTGATCCGCGCATCCGGGAGCGCCAGCGCGCAACCGCTGGCCAAACCTCCGCCGCCGCAGCAGATCACCAGTTGCGAGGGCGCCTTGCCCGTCATCCCCTGCAACTGCGCGGCCGCTTCCAACGCAGCACTTCCCTGCCCTTCGACGATCCACGGATCATCGAAACTGGGCACGAGAGTCGCGCCTCGCTCCTCGGCAAGGCGGGCGGCTATGGCTTCCCGGCTCTCGGTCATCCGGTCATATGTGACGATATCCGCGCCCAGGCGGCGAGTCGCCTCCATCTTGGCCACCGGTGCATCGGCCGGCATCACGATAGTCGCACCGATGCTGAGCCTGCGCGCGCTCCATGCAATGCCCTGCGCATGGTTCCCGGACGAGAAAGCGACCACGCCACTGGCCTGCTCGGTCTCTGACAAATCCGATAGCCGATGCCATGCACCCCGAATCTTAAATGCGCCGATCGGCTGCAACGACTCCGCCTTGCACCAGATCGTCCGCCCCTCAATCTCCAGCGGTAGCAGCGGCGTAGGCGGCAATATGGCGGCAATCTTTTCCGCCGCGCGCTTCACCCCGGCCAAAGTGGGTGTTCGGCTCGCCAGTCTTTGCGCTGTCATTGTTCATCCCTATATGGGCGCATTCGCGCGGGTTCCGCGTTCCAAGCATGGAGCATTAGATTGAGCAAGGTCCTTGTCATCGGCGCAGGCGGCGTCGGATCGGTAGCCGTTCACAAGATGGCGCAGATCCCGGCAATTTTCAGCCAGATCACTCTCGCCAGCCGCCGCATCGCCAAGTGCGATGCGATCGCCGAATCGGTAAAGGCTCGGACAGGCGTATCCATCGCTACCGCAGAGGTCGACGCCGACGACATCGAAGCGACCGCGAACCTTGTCGAACATGTCCAGCCCGCGCTCGTCGTGAACCTCGCCCTCCCCTATCAGGATCTCTC encodes:
- a CDS encoding ligase-associated DNA damage response exonuclease — translated: MSSVPHWIEPHPTGIYVRPADAWIDPSQPRDRALVTHGHADHARGGHGHVWATRETLAIMALRYGTADGTPLAYDETFTLGDVAIRYVPAGHVLGSAQIVLDHAGERVVVTGDYKRRPDPTCPAFVPVPCDIFVTEATFGLPVFRHPDTGSEIDRLLGALHSHPERCVLVGAYALGKAQRIICELRDRGHRDPIYIHGAMEKMCALYSDFGIEMGELRPAAGVAAKDMRGHIVISPPSALNDRWSRRLPDPITAMASGWMRVRQRARQRNVELPLVISDHADWEELTDTIREVAPNETWVTHGREEALVHWCAMRQIRARALAMVGREDEDDA
- the hemA gene encoding 5-aminolevulinate synthase; this encodes MNYKHIFSQAIDRLHSEGRYRVFIDILRNKGNFPNARCFHGHNGPKPITVWCSNDYLAMGQHPAVVSAMEEALHDVGAGSGGTRNIGGNTHYHVDLEGELADLHGKEGALLFTSGYVSNEATLSTLAKLLPGCIIYSDELNHASMIAGIRNSGCEKQVFRHNDVTHLRELLEASDPEAPKLIAFESVYSMDGDVAPIDALCDLADEFNALTYLDEVHAVGMYGPRGGGISDRDGNAHRLTIVEGTLGKAFGVMGGYIAADQMIIDVIRSYAPGFIFTTSLSPVLVAGALASVRHLKASSAERDGQQAAAATLKGLMRDAGLPVMPSVTHIVPLMVGDPVKAKRISDILLAEYGVYVQPINYPTVPRGTERLRFTPGPAHDETMMRELVSALVEIWDRLELRLAEAA
- a CDS encoding cisplatin damage response ATP-dependent DNA ligase: MREFAQLLDGLVYTPSRNGKLKLIGDYMRKTPDPDRGWALAALTGALDLKAVKSSAIGEMIRDRVDPILFEMSRDYVGDLAETVSLLWVKREQEVVDQDIDDGTLTLDQVVQRLSNIKRAEAPAALAEMLDHLDTSGRFAVLKLATGGLRVGVSSRLAKTALGQAFDVPVDDIEESWHALAPPYATLFDWLEGRSGQPDPAGTPFFRPFMLAHPLEEESVDLADYAAEWKWDGIRVQIVGTGSETRLYSRAGDDITGSFPDVAEAFTGHAVLDGELLVKGDVQGADAHGGAAASFNALQQRLGRKVVSGKMLGEYPAFVRLYDLLLEGDEDLRSLGWTDRRTRLEAFMPSLDPTRFDLSAVIDAPDFEALGDIRAGARDAAIEGVMLKRRDSPYVPGRRAGLWYKWKRDPLTADCVMMYAQRGHGKRSSYYSDYTFGCWTEDGELLPVGKAYSGFTDEELKGLDRFVRSNTVNRFGPVREVEKTLVLEVAFDSIHESKRHKSGLAMRFPRVSRIRRDKPAAEADMIATLRKMIG
- a CDS encoding sigma-70 family RNA polymerase sigma factor, which codes for MSEADPLSAADAARIRLVAALAQVARQDRTALRQVYEMTSAKLFGICLRISSDREAAEDILQDVYIKVWNRAGRFDADRASPITWLCAIARNTAIDWQRSSSRVVTAPEDAAHAIADDRPRADQSIEREQQSDRINLCLDELEGRQGEAIRAAFFDGLTYADLAVRMDVPLGTMKSWVRRGLQRLKGCLGDG
- a CDS encoding threonine/serine dehydratase → MTAQRLASRTPTLAGVKRAAEKIAAILPPTPLLPLEIEGRTIWCKAESLQPIGAFKIRGAWHRLSDLSETEQASGVVAFSSGNHAQGIAWSARRLSIGATIVMPADAPVAKMEATRRLGADIVTYDRMTESREAIAARLAEERGATLVPSFDDPWIVEGQGSAALEAAAQLQGMTGKAPSQLVICCGGGGLASGCALALPDARITIVEPEGWNDFGESLRAGQIVPVAANPPPTRCDALQTLRIAPLTFDILRERGAIGVSVSEAEVAHAMRVAMTSLGLVLEAGGAVALAAMLCGKVTPDDATVITLSGRNVDPETYASMIAA
- a CDS encoding fasciclin domain-containing protein → MKSTLFKLSLSLAGAMLLASGTVAYAKNPMVGGAAMYPTKDIVDNAVNSKDHTTLVAAVQAAGLVETLKGPGPFTVFAPTNAAFVKLPAGTVETLVKPENKAALTNILTYHVVPGRLTAADIEKQAKASNGMAHLTTVQGEMLMVSKEKGDWYLTDAKGGKSKITIPNVMQSNGVIHVVDTVLMP
- a CDS encoding anti-sigma factor domain-containing protein encodes the protein MAEPGTPLSADERDALAAELALGMLTGAEKAQALRLQLSDAAFAAEVAAWEARFAPLHLNYGEHAPPANVWNGIAARLDGPNDISRDAGLHAKLMAWKTGALLSGALAASLALVLLFRAPDSPSVDAPQVAQAAPQLAVAQMVSPKADMMVVARYDAATAQLKLRADNMPQGALVPELWVIPADGKPRSLGFIATTGTTRMAVSPKMRVMLEDGVTLAITMEPAAAVPHEAPSSAPVAAGKITII